In a single window of the Sylvia atricapilla isolate bSylAtr1 chromosome 22, bSylAtr1.pri, whole genome shotgun sequence genome:
- the MAD2L2 gene encoding mitotic spindle assembly checkpoint protein MAD2B yields MTTLTRQDLNFGQVVADVLSEFLEVAVHLILYVREVYPIGIFQKRKKYNVPVQMSCHPELNQYIQDTLHCVKPLLEKNDVEKVVVVILDKEHHPVERFVFEITQPPLLSISSESLLSHVEQLLRAFILKISVCDAVLDNNPPGCTFTVLVHTREAATRNMEKIQVIKDFPWILADEHDVHMHDPRLIPLKTMTSDILKMQLYVEERAHKGT; encoded by the exons ATGACTACTCTCACACGGCAGGACCTTAATTTTGGGCAAG tagTTGCAGATGTTCTTTCAGAATTCCTGGAAGTGGCTGTTCACCTCATCTTGTACGTCAGAGAAGTTTACCCTATTGGGATCtttcagaagaggaagaaatacaaTGTACCTGTCCAG ATGTCCTGCCACCCAGAGTTGAACCAGTACATCCAGGACACGCTGCACTGTGTAAAGCCACTGCTGGAGAAG AACGATGTGGAGAAAGTTGTGGTTGTAATCCTGGATAAAGAGCACCACCCCGTGGAGAGATTTGTCTTTGAGATCACCCAGCCACCTCTTCTTTCCATTAG TTCTGAGTCCCTGCTGTCCCACGTGGAGCAGTTACTGCGTGCCTTCATCCTGAAAATCAGCGTGTGCGATGCTGTGCTGGACAACAACCCCCCAG GTTGCACCTTCACAGTTCTGGTTCATACACGGGAGGCTGCCACACGCAACATGGAAAAGATCCAGGTGATAAAG GATTTCCCTTGGATCCTCGCTGATGAGCACGATGTGCATATGCACGACCCCCGGCTCATTCCCCTGAAAACCATGACATCTGACATCTTAAAG ATGCAGCTCTATGTAGAAGAGAGAGCTCACAAAGGCACCTGA
- the FBXO44 gene encoding F-box only protein 44 isoform X1, which yields MGGASSARTAGDSPSHSCGLRSAMTTIGDLPEDVLVELLSLLPPRDLLHACRLVCTQWRYVVDLATLWKRKCQRDGFYRQSLDRSVSDWKVFYMLCHKKRNLIKNPRAEENFQHWKLDANGGDRWRIEDLPGGHGNNTPDPTVHKYFVTSYRSCLKSQLITLKKEGYSNQLMDEKRPEITVKDWYAARCDCGCQYELTVRLFSEDYKVLEEFRPEPIVIEQWSDAQWREISHTFQNYPAGVRHIWFQHGGQDTQFWAGWYGIRVTNSSITIGPQTSL from the exons ATGGGCGGAGCCAG CTCGGCCCGTACCGCCGGGGATTCCCCGTCGCACTCCTGCGGCCTGCGGTCTGCCATGACAACCATCGGCGACCTCCCCGAGGATgtgctggtggagctgctgtCGCTGCTGCCCCCCCGGGACCTGCTCCACGCCTGTCGGCTGGTGTGCACGCAGTGGCGGTACGTGGTGGACCTGGCTACCCTGTGGAAGCGCAAGTGTCAGCGCGACGGGTTTTACCGTCAGAGCTTGGACAGAAGTGTCTCGGACTGGAAGGTCTTCTATATGCTCTGCCACAAGAAGAGAAACTTAATCAAAAACCCTCGTGCTGAAG AGAACTTCCAGCACTGGAAACTTGATGCTAATGGAGGAGATCGGTGGAGAATTGAGGATCTGCCTGGAGGTCATGGAAATAATACACCAGACCCCACAGTACACAAATACTTCGTCACTTCATATAG GTCATGCTTAAAGTCTCAACTCATTACCCTGAAGAAAGAAGGCTATTCGAATCAGCTGATGGATGAAAAACGGCCTGAAATTACAGTCAAGGACTG gtACGCTGCCAGGTGTGACTGCGGGTGCCAATATGAGCTCACAGTGAGGCTGTTCTCCGAAGATTACAAGGTCCTGGAGGAATTCCGCCCTGAGCCAATAGTCATTGAGCAGTGGAGTGATGCCCAGTGGAGAGAg atTTCTCACACCTTCCAGAATTACCCAGCAGGAGTCCGTCACATCTGGTTCCAGCACGGAGGCCAGGACACCCAGTTCTGGGCAGGCTGGTATGGGATCCGTGTCACCAACAGCAGCATCACCATTGGGCCCCAGACATCACTATGA
- the FBXO2 gene encoding F-box only protein 2 isoform X2: MESLPEAVLIRILAAIPAVDLVLVCRLVCCQWKNLVDGAELWILKCQQEGLTRAESDAENWQNFYFLSKKRKNLIKNPCGEEDLEHWGEVENGGDGWKVEELPGDFGKEFPSEEVHKYFVTSYEWCKKAQVIDLRAEGYWEELMDTTQPKIMVRDWYAGRSDAGCLYELCVKLLSENEDVLAEYKSETVTIPQDNDASWTEISHTFSSYGPGVRFVRFEHGGQDTLFWKGWYGVRVTNSSVTVEP, from the exons atggagTCCCTCCCCGAAGCAGTCCTGATCCGAATCCTGGCTGCCATACCTGCAGTGGACCTGGTGCTGGTGTGCCGCCTGGTCTGCTGCCAGTGGAAGAACCTGGTGGATGGAGCTGAGCTTTGGATCCTGAAGTGTCAGCAGGAAggcctcaccagagcagagtcAGATGCAGAGAATTGGCAAAACTTCTACTTCCTGagtaagaaaaggaagaatctCATCAAGAACCCATGTGGTGAAG AAGACTTGGAGCACTGGGGAGAGGTAGAGAATGGAGGTGATGGCTGGAAAGTTGAAGAGCTCCCAGGGGACTTTGGAAAAGAATTTCCTAGTGAAGAAGTCCATAAATACTTTGTTACATCTTATGA GTGGTGTAAGAAGGCTCAGGTCATTGACCTTAGGGCTGAGGGCTACTGGGAAGAGCTGATGGATACAACCCAGCCTAAAATCATGGTAAGAGACTG GTATGCAGGACGCAGTGATGCTGGCTGTCTTTACGAGCTGTGTGTGAAGCTGCTCTCCGAGAATGAGGATGTGCTGGCTGAGTACAAAAGTGAGACTGTCACCATCCCACAGGACAATGATGCCAGCTGGACTGAG ATCTCCCACACCTTTTCCAGCTATGGGCCCGGGGTGCGTTTTGTGCGCTTTGAGCACGGCGGGCAGGACACGCTGTTCTGGAAGGGCTGGTACGGTGTCCGTGTCACCAACAGCAGTGTGACAGTGGAGCCATAG
- the FBXO44 gene encoding F-box only protein 44 isoform X2 has product MTTIGDLPEDVLVELLSLLPPRDLLHACRLVCTQWRYVVDLATLWKRKCQRDGFYRQSLDRSVSDWKVFYMLCHKKRNLIKNPRAEENFQHWKLDANGGDRWRIEDLPGGHGNNTPDPTVHKYFVTSYRSCLKSQLITLKKEGYSNQLMDEKRPEITVKDWYAARCDCGCQYELTVRLFSEDYKVLEEFRPEPIVIEQWSDAQWREISHTFQNYPAGVRHIWFQHGGQDTQFWAGWYGIRVTNSSITIGPQTSL; this is encoded by the exons ATGACAACCATCGGCGACCTCCCCGAGGATgtgctggtggagctgctgtCGCTGCTGCCCCCCCGGGACCTGCTCCACGCCTGTCGGCTGGTGTGCACGCAGTGGCGGTACGTGGTGGACCTGGCTACCCTGTGGAAGCGCAAGTGTCAGCGCGACGGGTTTTACCGTCAGAGCTTGGACAGAAGTGTCTCGGACTGGAAGGTCTTCTATATGCTCTGCCACAAGAAGAGAAACTTAATCAAAAACCCTCGTGCTGAAG AGAACTTCCAGCACTGGAAACTTGATGCTAATGGAGGAGATCGGTGGAGAATTGAGGATCTGCCTGGAGGTCATGGAAATAATACACCAGACCCCACAGTACACAAATACTTCGTCACTTCATATAG GTCATGCTTAAAGTCTCAACTCATTACCCTGAAGAAAGAAGGCTATTCGAATCAGCTGATGGATGAAAAACGGCCTGAAATTACAGTCAAGGACTG gtACGCTGCCAGGTGTGACTGCGGGTGCCAATATGAGCTCACAGTGAGGCTGTTCTCCGAAGATTACAAGGTCCTGGAGGAATTCCGCCCTGAGCCAATAGTCATTGAGCAGTGGAGTGATGCCCAGTGGAGAGAg atTTCTCACACCTTCCAGAATTACCCAGCAGGAGTCCGTCACATCTGGTTCCAGCACGGAGGCCAGGACACCCAGTTCTGGGCAGGCTGGTATGGGATCCGTGTCACCAACAGCAGCATCACCATTGGGCCCCAGACATCACTATGA
- the FBXO2 gene encoding F-box only protein 2 isoform X1: protein MPSDNIFLFPFFLLHQRLTWLWVGNSDHSFPPSLSDRALPAPGMESLPEAVLIRILAAIPAVDLVLVCRLVCCQWKNLVDGAELWILKCQQEGLTRAESDAENWQNFYFLSKKRKNLIKNPCGEEDLEHWGEVENGGDGWKVEELPGDFGKEFPSEEVHKYFVTSYEWCKKAQVIDLRAEGYWEELMDTTQPKIMVRDWYAGRSDAGCLYELCVKLLSENEDVLAEYKSETVTIPQDNDASWTEISHTFSSYGPGVRFVRFEHGGQDTLFWKGWYGVRVTNSSVTVEP from the exons ATGCCTTCAGAtaacatatttcttttccctttttttctgctgcatcaGCGTCTGACATGGCTGTGGGTGGGAAACTCTGACCACTCCTTTCCACCCTCTCTCTCAGACAgggccctgcctgccccagggatggagTCCCTCCCCGAAGCAGTCCTGATCCGAATCCTGGCTGCCATACCTGCAGTGGACCTGGTGCTGGTGTGCCGCCTGGTCTGCTGCCAGTGGAAGAACCTGGTGGATGGAGCTGAGCTTTGGATCCTGAAGTGTCAGCAGGAAggcctcaccagagcagagtcAGATGCAGAGAATTGGCAAAACTTCTACTTCCTGagtaagaaaaggaagaatctCATCAAGAACCCATGTGGTGAAG AAGACTTGGAGCACTGGGGAGAGGTAGAGAATGGAGGTGATGGCTGGAAAGTTGAAGAGCTCCCAGGGGACTTTGGAAAAGAATTTCCTAGTGAAGAAGTCCATAAATACTTTGTTACATCTTATGA GTGGTGTAAGAAGGCTCAGGTCATTGACCTTAGGGCTGAGGGCTACTGGGAAGAGCTGATGGATACAACCCAGCCTAAAATCATGGTAAGAGACTG GTATGCAGGACGCAGTGATGCTGGCTGTCTTTACGAGCTGTGTGTGAAGCTGCTCTCCGAGAATGAGGATGTGCTGGCTGAGTACAAAAGTGAGACTGTCACCATCCCACAGGACAATGATGCCAGCTGGACTGAG ATCTCCCACACCTTTTCCAGCTATGGGCCCGGGGTGCGTTTTGTGCGCTTTGAGCACGGCGGGCAGGACACGCTGTTCTGGAAGGGCTGGTACGGTGTCCGTGTCACCAACAGCAGTGTGACAGTGGAGCCATAG